The following proteins come from a genomic window of Alosa alosa isolate M-15738 ecotype Scorff River chromosome 2, AALO_Geno_1.1, whole genome shotgun sequence:
- the mrpl22 gene encoding 39S ribosomal protein L22, mitochondrial yields the protein MAASSLTGGGFNVLRRFAGQIHSRLCGVALLQTACCIHTSAPLDGRKKWERNNLIVYPPQQADEPRRPAEVHHCRRQIKYSKDKMWYLAKLIRGMTIDQAIAQLEFNDKKGAKIMKEVLQEAQEMAVKSHNVEYKSNLYVAESFSSKGKYLKRIRYHGRGMFGIMDKVHCHYFVKLVEGPPPAVETKTGFDQAKEYVQELKNRTIIHSL from the exons ATGGCTGCTTCCTCATTGACAGGGGGAG GTTTCAATGTCCTCCGACGGTTTGCAGGACAGATACATTCAAG ATTATGTGGAGTAGCTTTGCTGCAGACTGCATGTTGTATTCACACAAGTGCACCCCTCGATGGGCGCAAGAAATGGGAGAGGAACAACTTGATCGTCTACCCACCTCAGCAAGCCGATGAACCACGCCGACCAGCG GAGGTGCACCACTGTCGAAGACAAATTAAATACAGCAAGGACAAGATGTGGTACTTAGCCAAACTG ATCAGAGGAATGACGATTGACCAGGCCATTGCTCAGCTCGAGTTTAATGACAAGAAAGGTGCCAAAATAATGAAGGAG GTTCTACAAGAAGCCCAGGAGATGGCAGTAAAGAGTCATAATGTTGAATACAAATCTAATTTGTATGTTG CGGAGTCCTTCTCATCCAAGGGCAAGTATCTGAAGCGGATCCGCTACCATGGCAGGGGGATGTTTGGCATCATGGACAAGGTGCACTGCCATTACTTTGTCAAGCTGGTGGAAGGCCCCCCTCCAGCGGTCGAAACCAAGACGGGCTTCGACCAGGCCAAGGAGTATGTCCAGGAACTGAAGAACCGCACCATCATTCATTCTCTTTAG